From Pseudoalteromonas rubra, one genomic window encodes:
- a CDS encoding PKD domain-containing protein, translated as MRNYLLLSTFGVLAACGGSSNNDSKSPSTDNTQRAVNQAPSVILEGNTLVNSGGTLSLTTTVTDPENDSVTGVWASSLAGVKFVDTTNGLHHVTFPEVDEQTQVTLTYTVTDSHNNQTHKTWQVTLMPKSTAGHIELADALTLAGGGKASITATFAMTSRIEKINWRSDGFELTNTDTQSNHDTRAGQSTFSIELPEVTQTQEFNIIFEITTSDEVISKTIKVTLTPESEPSLSVSLPEQVIVNEKNSLTIQATTASTDDIISYEWRWQGTPQPSQQTQGKASYTFRAPEVITSQTFTLQLTVTMKGNITKTAETTVVVQNVTDLQGLELTVDRSVAVPGQKITVNSNLTNFDDVESASWIIPEFSEDLMEKSNNKLVITIPDEDIMQTSRQIEYKVKLKNGTEQSTFANFTYVSSTVAKTLMIVKDPGEFSIYPDTPDTLDLVFNGDVDIEEVMVSSSDYDPYDNLEWSLEGQNLTLNLHKKTITRKGLTIIKVTAKAGDIVRESTIIGTAHNAIVIPYAGVEETYIMGSEAQVFGQVFHLNDKQGLPSHWQAKSTEDNVTIKQVSDTSASIKYNGDLERRVTLEFHATDEHDQSDYGEVELRYESNHTFRGDDYTCKVKDGEFDSCRETLGQTLALDAPVELKQVITKGDYACLLGNYGTVVCNAKGDNPVKNVPAQLLAAKLNAVDANNVCAQLSDASWQCWGNRGTELTDLLAANATVHKVLANGSLTCLVSNKDIKCYDGDTQTQLIEDVLPQDLLLYIGEICYRTGRGALKCDIE; from the coding sequence ATGCGAAACTACCTGCTGCTCTCCACTTTTGGGGTTCTAGCCGCCTGTGGCGGTTCTTCTAATAACGACAGTAAATCGCCGTCAACAGACAATACACAACGAGCCGTCAATCAGGCGCCCAGCGTCATTCTGGAAGGTAATACCTTGGTCAACTCGGGTGGTACCTTATCTCTGACCACCACAGTGACAGATCCAGAAAACGATTCAGTAACCGGTGTATGGGCAAGCTCCCTTGCTGGTGTTAAGTTTGTCGATACAACTAACGGATTACATCATGTAACTTTCCCGGAGGTCGACGAGCAAACACAAGTCACTTTAACTTACACAGTCACAGACAGTCATAATAACCAGACACACAAAACCTGGCAGGTGACTTTGATGCCCAAATCTACTGCCGGACATATTGAGCTGGCTGATGCCCTAACGCTGGCAGGCGGTGGTAAGGCATCCATTACCGCAACCTTCGCCATGACCTCCAGGATAGAAAAAATTAACTGGCGAAGCGACGGTTTTGAATTGACTAATACAGATACTCAGTCGAACCATGACACCCGCGCGGGACAAAGTACTTTCAGCATTGAATTACCAGAGGTCACACAAACTCAAGAATTTAATATTATCTTCGAAATTACCACCAGTGACGAAGTCATCTCCAAAACTATTAAAGTCACACTGACGCCAGAATCTGAGCCATCACTCAGTGTCAGTCTGCCTGAGCAGGTCATTGTAAATGAAAAAAATTCGCTGACAATTCAGGCAACAACGGCCAGTACCGATGATATCATCAGCTATGAGTGGCGATGGCAAGGCACGCCTCAGCCTTCCCAGCAAACTCAAGGGAAAGCTAGCTATACTTTTAGAGCCCCGGAAGTGATTACAAGCCAAACCTTTACACTCCAGCTCACTGTAACAATGAAAGGCAACATCACAAAAACGGCTGAGACAACCGTTGTGGTACAAAACGTCACTGACTTACAGGGCCTAGAGCTCACAGTAGACCGATCGGTCGCAGTGCCTGGACAAAAAATCACGGTAAATTCCAACTTAACTAATTTCGACGATGTTGAAAGTGCTTCTTGGATTATTCCAGAGTTTAGCGAAGACTTAATGGAAAAATCTAACAACAAACTCGTGATTACCATTCCTGACGAAGACATCATGCAAACTTCACGGCAAATTGAGTACAAGGTGAAACTTAAAAACGGGACCGAACAGTCAACCTTTGCTAATTTCACCTACGTCAGCAGCACAGTGGCTAAAACACTGATGATAGTCAAAGACCCCGGTGAATTTTCTATCTATCCGGACACCCCTGATACGTTAGATCTGGTATTTAATGGCGATGTTGATATTGAAGAAGTCATGGTCTCTAGCAGCGACTACGACCCTTACGATAATCTTGAGTGGTCTCTTGAGGGTCAGAATTTAACGCTGAACCTGCATAAGAAAACGATTACCCGTAAAGGCCTGACTATAATAAAAGTTACTGCTAAAGCGGGCGATATTGTGCGTGAAAGTACGATTATTGGTACGGCTCATAACGCCATCGTCATTCCCTATGCTGGCGTAGAAGAAACTTATATTATGGGCAGCGAGGCACAAGTTTTTGGGCAAGTTTTTCACCTGAATGATAAGCAAGGTTTACCTAGTCACTGGCAGGCAAAGAGCACGGAAGATAATGTAACCATTAAGCAAGTGTCTGATACCAGCGCATCTATCAAGTATAACGGAGACTTAGAACGCAGGGTAACACTTGAATTTCACGCCACAGATGAACATGACCAGAGCGATTATGGTGAAGTTGAACTAAGATATGAAAGCAACCACACTTTCCGAGGTGATGACTACACTTGTAAAGTAAAAGATGGTGAATTTGATTCTTGTCGTGAAACCCTAGGTCAGACACTTGCTCTGGACGCCCCTGTCGAACTCAAACAGGTGATAACTAAAGGCGACTATGCCTGCTTGCTTGGCAATTATGGCACTGTCGTTTGTAATGCCAAGGGTGATAACCCGGTGAAAAACGTGCCAGCACAATTACTCGCAGCAAAACTTAACGCTGTCGACGCAAACAATGTATGTGCACAGCTCAGCGATGCCAGCTGGCAGTGCTGGGGTAATCGAGGCACAGAACTGACTGATCTGCTTGCGGCGAATGCAACCGTACATAAAGTGCTGGCAAACGGCTCTCTCACCTGTCTGGTAAGCAACAAAGACATTAAGTGTTATGACGGTGACACGCAAACTCAACTAATCGAAGACGTATTACCACAAGATCTATTGCTGTATATAGGAGAAATTTGCTACCGAACAGGCCGCGGAGCGCTAAAATGCGATATTGAGTAA
- a CDS encoding efflux RND transporter permease subunit, with translation MQGTREKGLIAWFARNPVAANLLMIFILVGGLLSAFTIRKQMFPQFENNWLSVQAVYPGAAPQEVEEGITIKVEESMEGLEGIKRLITYSNRGFSQTWIEVEEKYDPQEVLDEVKMQVDSISTFPAGMERPIVRRDKFEQEVMFLSLNGEMNFHQLKQLGNEIHDEMLALPGVNLVGFNGGLNYEISIEISPDRLREYGLTFRDISEAVKNFSANMSAGQIRSDNGYISMRVENQAYRGHEFEQLPLLTLADGAQIKLGDVATVTDGFEEGLLYSRYNGRNSLVFEVRASKDQDITKVAQVMKAYLADKATQLPQGVELEPFIDLTYYLEGRLNMMVENMLWGGILVMLMLALFLRVRLAFWVMMGLPVSFLGAFLFMPMGMLDVTINLASLFAFILVLGIVVDDAIVVGESAHAEIEKHGHSLDNVVRGVKRVAIPATFGVLTTVAAFLPQTFATGPAAAFSKAIGGVIILCLLFSLVESKLILPAHLAAMKDRPDNPKNPLHRARAIIDGALKNFIENLYRPFIERCIHYRYTVIVAFLSIIIVSGGMFAGGLVKFVANPKIPHDFPRITIDMNLSSSESATLATAKKVEQVILDVEKQIEAQYGENMIKDLSVNLRGRTTASIMAILVEPHKRPIDTFALSALWRENMPPLPGVKSLNIQDSIMNGGRDDGDISFRLEGKDKKALQEVAGKLKEKLRTIAGVGDVNDSMQSSTEEVQLELKPLAYSMGLTLADVASQVNFSYYGLEAQRILRRGEEIKVMIRYPQEQRNTISDIQSVRIITPSGAEVPLGEIADINLVEGVNRIRRENAKRTINVWASVDTDQAEPFKIAEEIRDEYLPSLLQNYPGVSSSVAGRIQEEMDSVAEQIRDFALSLMIIFALLAIPLRSYSQPILIMSVIPFGVVGAVFGHMVLGMTMSSLSFFGIIAVAGVVVNDSLVMVDFVNKAREQGMTIKEAVVEAGCKRFRAILLTSLTTFIGLVPILLETSLQAQIVIPMAVSLAFGVLFATVITLILIPCQYVALEDLKRIIKRMKKPKAGNETLQQS, from the coding sequence ATGCAAGGCACACGTGAAAAAGGCCTAATAGCCTGGTTTGCTCGCAACCCAGTTGCGGCAAACCTGCTGATGATTTTTATCCTGGTGGGCGGCTTGCTCAGTGCTTTTACCATACGCAAGCAGATGTTTCCCCAGTTTGAGAACAACTGGTTGAGTGTTCAGGCCGTGTACCCAGGCGCTGCACCACAAGAAGTTGAAGAAGGGATCACTATTAAAGTTGAAGAGTCTATGGAAGGACTTGAAGGGATCAAACGCCTGATCACCTACTCTAACCGAGGCTTCTCGCAAACCTGGATTGAAGTTGAAGAAAAGTATGACCCGCAGGAAGTGCTGGACGAAGTAAAAATGCAGGTCGACTCTATATCAACCTTTCCAGCCGGCATGGAGCGCCCAATAGTTCGTCGCGATAAGTTTGAACAAGAAGTGATGTTTTTATCTCTCAATGGCGAGATGAACTTCCACCAGCTGAAACAACTGGGAAATGAAATACACGACGAGATGCTCGCCCTGCCCGGAGTCAACCTGGTCGGCTTCAATGGTGGCCTGAATTATGAGATCAGCATTGAGATTAGCCCAGATAGACTACGTGAATATGGTCTGACATTCAGAGACATTTCAGAGGCGGTTAAAAACTTCTCTGCCAATATGTCGGCAGGTCAGATCCGCTCAGACAACGGCTACATATCAATGCGAGTCGAAAATCAGGCCTATCGCGGACATGAATTTGAGCAACTGCCGCTGTTAACGCTTGCTGATGGCGCACAAATCAAACTAGGAGATGTGGCGACTGTCACAGATGGCTTTGAAGAAGGCCTATTGTACTCTCGTTACAACGGCAGAAACTCACTGGTATTTGAAGTAAGAGCGTCAAAAGATCAGGATATCACCAAAGTCGCTCAGGTTATGAAAGCTTACCTGGCTGACAAAGCAACACAATTGCCTCAGGGAGTCGAGCTTGAGCCCTTCATTGATCTCACCTATTACCTTGAGGGCCGCCTCAACATGATGGTAGAAAACATGTTGTGGGGCGGTATCCTGGTTATGCTCATGCTGGCACTGTTTTTACGCGTTCGCCTGGCTTTTTGGGTCATGATGGGGTTACCTGTGTCGTTTTTAGGGGCGTTCTTATTCATGCCAATGGGCATGCTGGATGTTACGATTAACCTCGCCTCTTTATTTGCTTTCATTCTGGTGCTGGGCATCGTGGTCGATGATGCGATTGTCGTTGGCGAATCAGCCCATGCTGAAATTGAAAAACATGGCCATAGCCTGGATAACGTAGTGCGAGGGGTCAAGCGTGTCGCCATTCCCGCAACCTTTGGGGTATTAACCACGGTCGCCGCATTTTTGCCACAAACCTTTGCAACCGGGCCCGCCGCCGCATTCTCCAAAGCCATTGGTGGCGTGATTATCTTATGTCTGCTGTTTTCTTTGGTTGAGTCTAAGCTTATCCTGCCAGCGCATTTGGCAGCGATGAAAGACCGCCCGGATAACCCTAAAAACCCATTGCACCGCGCCAGAGCTATCATTGATGGTGCACTTAAGAATTTCATTGAGAATCTTTATCGCCCCTTTATCGAGCGCTGTATCCATTACCGTTACACAGTGATCGTCGCTTTCCTGTCAATCATCATTGTCAGCGGCGGTATGTTCGCAGGTGGCCTGGTGAAGTTTGTAGCGAACCCTAAAATCCCCCATGACTTTCCTCGTATCACCATAGATATGAACCTGTCATCGTCCGAGTCTGCGACTTTGGCAACGGCCAAAAAAGTGGAACAGGTTATTCTGGATGTTGAGAAGCAGATTGAAGCGCAGTATGGTGAAAACATGATTAAAGACCTGTCTGTCAATCTGCGCGGCAGAACCACAGCATCAATCATGGCCATTTTAGTTGAACCTCATAAGCGCCCTATCGACACCTTTGCCCTGAGTGCACTTTGGCGAGAAAACATGCCCCCTCTGCCAGGTGTAAAATCATTGAATATTCAGGACAGCATTATGAATGGTGGCCGGGATGATGGTGATATTAGCTTCCGCCTCGAAGGCAAAGACAAAAAAGCACTACAAGAAGTCGCTGGCAAGCTTAAGGAGAAACTGCGTACCATTGCCGGTGTGGGAGATGTCAATGATTCCATGCAATCAAGCACAGAAGAAGTACAGCTCGAACTTAAGCCGCTGGCCTATAGCATGGGCCTCACGCTCGCTGACGTAGCGTCTCAGGTCAACTTTAGTTACTACGGCCTTGAAGCACAACGGATCCTGCGCCGTGGTGAAGAGATCAAAGTTATGATCCGCTACCCACAAGAGCAACGTAATACCATCAGCGACATTCAGTCAGTCCGGATCATCACGCCCAGCGGTGCAGAAGTCCCATTGGGAGAAATTGCCGATATCAACCTGGTCGAGGGGGTCAATCGCATCCGTCGCGAAAATGCGAAACGGACTATCAATGTCTGGGCATCGGTTGACACAGATCAGGCTGAGCCATTCAAAATCGCGGAAGAGATCAGAGATGAATACTTACCTTCACTGTTACAAAACTACCCTGGTGTGAGCAGCAGTGTTGCCGGCCGCATTCAGGAAGAAATGGACAGTGTTGCTGAGCAAATTCGCGACTTTGCCTTGTCTTTGATGATTATATTTGCGCTGCTGGCGATCCCACTGCGCTCATACTCTCAACCTATCCTGATTATGTCTGTCATCCCTTTTGGTGTTGTAGGTGCCGTTTTTGGCCACATGGTGCTCGGTATGACTATGAGCAGCTTATCTTTCTTTGGCATTATTGCTGTGGCAGGCGTTGTGGTGAATGACTCACTGGTCATGGTCGACTTTGTCAACAAGGCGCGAGAGCAAGGCATGACCATCAAGGAAGCCGTTGTTGAGGCAGGTTGCAAACGCTTCAGAGCCATCTTATTGACTTCTCTGACTACCTTTATTGGTCTGGTCCCTATTCTTCTGGAAACCAGCCTGCAGGCACAAATTGTGATACCTATGGCAGTCTCGCTGGCATTTGGTGTATTGTTCGCGACCGTGATCACACTGATCCTGATCCCTTGTCAATACGTGGCGCTGGAAGATCTCAAACGCATCATCAAGCGCATGAAAAAACCAAAGGCTGGTAATGAAACATTGCAGCAAAGCTAA
- a CDS encoding efflux RND transporter periplasmic adaptor subunit, which yields MASKKQILLPVAVLLGGLATAFALSAMKQPPEEKPEKVIHPLVEVQPIDMAPMQLMVDSYGLVTPKYSTELVAQVSGQLIELSDKFVKGGFVHQGETLARIDPNDYEAALIEAEASLAQAHSALEIEQAQAHVAKTEWQRIKDNAHSTIPSELYLRKPQLAEKLARFKAAQASVKRAKRNLERTYIKAPYDAIITNRTLSLGSVVNPGSTLGVLNAISVAEIRLPVADHELRYLQNNGIDATVKLSAKVAGQAVSWQGTIVRSEGVVDNKSRMTYLVAQVAAPYDSPNQPLRFGTYLNAQIEGVSVSNAVRIPRHLIREGKVALLDQNQQLTFKPVTIIREVDGYAVATEGLSDGQQLITSALEYPTEGMQLRLDTSPVIAAETQLALKEE from the coding sequence GTGGCTAGTAAAAAACAGATCCTATTACCCGTTGCGGTGCTACTCGGTGGCCTGGCCACCGCTTTTGCATTATCTGCAATGAAGCAACCGCCCGAAGAAAAACCTGAAAAAGTCATTCATCCGCTGGTTGAAGTGCAGCCAATTGATATGGCTCCAATGCAACTGATGGTCGACTCTTACGGGCTCGTCACCCCTAAGTACAGCACTGAACTGGTCGCTCAGGTAAGTGGTCAATTAATCGAACTGTCAGACAAATTTGTCAAAGGCGGATTCGTTCACCAGGGAGAAACCTTGGCGCGCATTGATCCTAATGACTATGAAGCGGCGTTGATTGAAGCCGAAGCCAGCCTGGCTCAGGCGCACTCTGCACTGGAGATTGAACAAGCCCAGGCGCATGTAGCCAAAACAGAATGGCAACGAATCAAAGACAATGCACACTCGACTATTCCCTCAGAGCTGTATCTGCGCAAGCCTCAGCTGGCAGAAAAGCTGGCACGCTTCAAAGCAGCTCAGGCCAGTGTCAAACGAGCAAAACGTAATCTCGAGCGCACCTACATCAAGGCGCCCTATGATGCCATTATTACCAATCGTACATTGAGCCTTGGCAGTGTTGTTAACCCTGGCAGTACTTTGGGTGTTCTGAACGCAATATCCGTTGCAGAAATCCGCTTACCCGTTGCGGACCACGAACTGAGATACCTACAAAACAATGGTATAGACGCCACAGTGAAATTATCAGCAAAAGTTGCGGGGCAAGCCGTATCCTGGCAAGGCACAATTGTACGCAGCGAAGGCGTTGTCGATAACAAAAGTCGCATGACCTATCTGGTTGCTCAGGTCGCTGCGCCATACGATAGCCCAAACCAGCCACTGCGCTTTGGTACATACCTGAATGCACAGATAGAAGGTGTATCGGTCAGTAATGCGGTGCGGATCCCTCGTCACTTGATACGCGAAGGCAAAGTGGCGTTACTTGACCAGAATCAACAACTCACTTTTAAGCCCGTCACCATTATTCGCGAAGTAGACGGATATGCGGTGGCCACAGAAGGCCTGAGCGACGGACAACAGCTCATTACCTCTGCTCTGGAATACCCAACGGAAGGAATGCAATTGCGCCTTGATACATCGCCAGTGATTGCCGCAGAAACACAACTGGCTTTGAAGGAGGAGTAA
- a CDS encoding YkgJ family cysteine cluster protein, with the protein MECRLGCGACCIAPSISSPIPGMPEGKPAGERCVQLDDDNLCKLFGDPRRPKVCGDFVPCEDVCGTDNAHAMWLITELEQCT; encoded by the coding sequence ATGGAGTGTCGTTTGGGTTGTGGTGCATGTTGCATAGCACCAAGTATCAGTTCGCCAATTCCGGGTATGCCAGAGGGCAAACCCGCGGGAGAGCGGTGTGTACAACTGGATGATGATAATCTGTGTAAGTTGTTTGGCGATCCCCGTCGACCTAAAGTATGCGGAGACTTCGTGCCTTGTGAAGATGTATGCGGGACTGATAATGCGCATGCTATGTGGCTGATCACTGAGCTTGAGCAGTGCACTTAG
- the map gene encoding type I methionyl aminopeptidase: MTQVTIKNNAAISLMRESGAMLAQVFKALDEQVKPGVTTLQLDEFVEHYIVDVLGAIPASKGQYGYPYSINTSVNEVVCHGMPNAKHVIDDRDILNIDITLKHHGYIADSSKMYVMPNASDTAQALVDNTVKALWRGITQVKPGATLGDIGHAIGTFAQLKGLSVVREYCGHGIGTEMHEAPEVLHFGRPGTGLKLIPGMTFTIEPMLNQGSHRVKTLKDGWTVVTRDRALSAQAEHTLLVTPTGFEVLTLREEEKLNGLPAKITSHT; the protein is encoded by the coding sequence TTGACTCAGGTCACGATCAAAAATAATGCAGCTATCTCGCTTATGCGGGAGTCTGGGGCCATGTTAGCCCAAGTATTTAAAGCCCTGGACGAGCAAGTAAAACCGGGCGTCACAACTCTACAACTGGATGAATTCGTTGAGCATTATATTGTAGATGTGCTTGGTGCTATTCCCGCAAGTAAAGGTCAGTATGGATACCCCTACTCAATTAACACGTCAGTTAATGAAGTCGTCTGTCACGGCATGCCAAATGCCAAACACGTCATTGATGACAGAGACATTCTGAATATCGATATCACCCTTAAACATCATGGTTACATTGCTGATTCCAGTAAAATGTACGTGATGCCAAATGCCAGTGACACAGCTCAGGCGCTGGTAGACAATACTGTCAAAGCGCTATGGCGTGGCATCACTCAGGTAAAGCCCGGGGCAACACTGGGCGATATCGGCCATGCGATTGGCACATTTGCACAACTTAAAGGGTTGAGTGTCGTCAGGGAGTATTGCGGGCATGGAATTGGCACGGAAATGCACGAAGCACCTGAAGTGTTGCATTTTGGGCGCCCCGGTACCGGACTAAAGCTCATACCCGGCATGACTTTCACCATTGAACCTATGCTAAATCAGGGTAGCCACAGGGTTAAGACGCTCAAAGATGGCTGGACTGTGGTGACAAGAGATCGCGCCTTATCAGCTCAAGCGGAACACACGCTCTTGGTAACCCCAACAGGATTTGAAGTATTAACCTTACGAGAAGAAGAAAAATTAAACGGCTTGCCAGCCAAGATAACATCACACACTTAA
- a CDS encoding ParD-like family protein: MGIVKISDEVHEELRQASHVMSRSINAQAEFWIKMGRLAELNPDMTFAQIIRQQLNHTRNDTIDSGHDQK; this comes from the coding sequence ATGGGTATCGTTAAAATTTCAGACGAAGTACACGAAGAGCTACGACAGGCCAGTCATGTTATGTCGCGCTCTATCAATGCTCAGGCAGAGTTTTGGATCAAAATGGGCCGACTGGCGGAACTGAACCCAGATATGACCTTTGCCCAAATAATCAGACAACAACTTAATCACACAAGGAATGACACCATTGACTCAGGTCACGATCAAAAATAA
- the rsmF gene encoding 16S rRNA (cytosine(1407)-C(5))-methyltransferase RsmF produces MDNKTYIPDDFIADVASYLPAHLTMDDFIASCRTGLRRAVRVNTLKMSLQEFEHQAAQLNWHIEPIPWCEQGYWLTRSAEEEANLPIGNTALHLSGCIYVQEASSMLPPMALATSLVPGEHVLDMAAAPGSKTSQLAALMDNQGILIANELSSSRLKTLAATLKRMGVANCALSHFDGKVFGDYMYESFDHILLDAPCSGEGTVRKDPDALKNWSLASNLDIAEVQKTLIHSAFMALKPGGTLVYSTCTLTPVENQQICEHLLETFSEHVEIVPLNTLFPDANKAATAQGYLHVWPQIYDSEGFFIAKFKKTGSVEHLQQKTKKGQFPFSSGTKKDRQAFETSIKQQFGIKSLPGTLMSRDKELWLFPQHMETLQEKIKYSRIGIKVATTHKNGVKLEHEFATCLGHLATNNVFELDPAQAKAYFQGQDIRLNSPGPAKGEVILTLCGAPVGLGKWQKAKIKNKLPRDLVLNGQLITWV; encoded by the coding sequence TTGGACAACAAAACTTATATTCCCGATGATTTTATTGCAGATGTCGCCAGCTACCTGCCGGCGCACCTGACGATGGATGACTTTATTGCCAGCTGTCGCACCGGCCTGCGGCGAGCTGTCCGTGTTAATACATTAAAGATGTCGCTGCAAGAATTTGAACATCAGGCTGCGCAACTAAACTGGCACATTGAGCCTATTCCCTGGTGCGAGCAGGGCTACTGGTTAACCCGTTCAGCAGAAGAAGAAGCCAACCTGCCTATCGGTAATACCGCCCTGCACCTGAGTGGCTGTATCTATGTTCAAGAAGCAAGCTCTATGCTGCCACCCATGGCGTTGGCCACTTCCCTGGTTCCGGGAGAGCATGTTCTGGATATGGCCGCTGCGCCAGGATCAAAAACGTCACAACTAGCCGCTTTAATGGACAACCAGGGCATTCTGATTGCTAATGAACTTTCCTCTTCGCGGTTAAAGACACTGGCCGCAACGCTGAAGCGTATGGGCGTAGCCAACTGCGCACTGTCGCACTTTGACGGTAAGGTGTTTGGTGATTACATGTATGAAAGTTTTGATCATATATTACTGGATGCCCCCTGCTCCGGAGAAGGGACTGTGCGCAAAGACCCGGATGCGCTCAAGAACTGGTCACTGGCATCGAACCTGGACATTGCCGAGGTGCAGAAAACACTGATCCACAGTGCCTTTATGGCCCTCAAACCCGGTGGCACTTTAGTGTATTCAACCTGTACCCTGACGCCAGTAGAAAACCAGCAGATCTGTGAGCACCTGCTCGAAACCTTCTCAGAGCACGTTGAAATAGTGCCGCTTAATACTCTGTTTCCGGATGCTAACAAAGCCGCTACAGCACAAGGCTACTTACATGTCTGGCCACAAATCTACGATAGCGAAGGCTTTTTTATTGCCAAATTCAAAAAAACAGGCAGTGTCGAGCACCTACAGCAAAAGACAAAAAAAGGGCAATTTCCCTTTTCGTCAGGCACCAAAAAAGACCGACAAGCATTTGAAACGAGTATTAAGCAACAGTTTGGGATCAAGTCTTTACCTGGCACACTAATGAGTCGGGACAAAGAATTATGGTTATTTCCTCAACATATGGAAACACTGCAGGAAAAAATCAAATACTCACGAATTGGCATTAAAGTCGCCACAACCCATAAAAATGGGGTCAAACTTGAGCACGAGTTTGCTACCTGCCTGGGTCACCTTGCCACAAACAATGTGTTTGAGTTAGATCCCGCGCAAGCGAAAGCATACTTTCAGGGACAAGATATCCGTCTTAATTCCCCGGGACCCGCAAAAGGTGAGGTGATACTTACCCTATGCGGCGCACCAGTTGGGTTAGGTAAGTGGCAAAAGGCCAAAATCAAGAACAAACTGCCACGTGATTTAGTGCTTAACGGCCAGTTAATAACTTGGGTATAA
- a CDS encoding ArsJ-associated glyceraldehyde-3-phosphate dehydrogenase yields MTIKVGINGFGRMGRLTMRALWQSADIEIVNINDPGGDAHTLAHLMNFDSVHGKWQFEAQASDAGTMVIADKHITVTQQKQTESIDWSGCDLVIEASGKMKTKEKLAGYFEQGVKQVVVTAPVKEEGVLNVVMGVNQQLFEAESHPIVTAASCTTNCLAPVVKVLQDNIGIKHGSMTTIHDITNTQTIIDAPHKDLRRARACGTSLIPTTTGSATAITHIFPELKGKLNGHAVRVPLTNASITDCVFEVNRETTVEEINSWMEQAAQEELAGILGYETRPLVSIDYKTDPRSAIVDALSTMVVNGTQVKLYVWYDNEWGYANRTADLVRYVIAQRWG; encoded by the coding sequence ATGACAATCAAAGTAGGTATCAATGGATTTGGACGTATGGGCAGATTGACCATGCGGGCATTATGGCAATCAGCAGACATAGAAATTGTAAACATTAACGACCCGGGCGGTGATGCGCATACACTGGCGCACTTGATGAACTTTGACTCAGTGCATGGCAAGTGGCAATTCGAAGCGCAAGCCAGTGATGCTGGTACTATGGTGATTGCAGATAAACACATTACCGTGACGCAGCAAAAGCAGACCGAAAGTATTGACTGGTCTGGTTGTGATTTGGTCATTGAAGCCAGTGGTAAGATGAAAACCAAAGAGAAGCTGGCAGGTTACTTTGAGCAGGGCGTCAAACAGGTCGTGGTAACAGCACCGGTAAAAGAAGAGGGTGTACTGAATGTTGTGATGGGCGTAAACCAGCAACTGTTCGAGGCTGAGTCTCATCCCATCGTGACGGCTGCATCGTGCACTACTAACTGTCTTGCACCTGTTGTCAAAGTGTTGCAGGACAACATTGGTATTAAACATGGGTCAATGACCACAATTCACGACATCACTAATACTCAGACTATTATTGATGCGCCGCATAAAGATCTGCGCAGAGCACGCGCTTGTGGCACAAGTTTGATTCCTACTACGACTGGATCGGCAACCGCCATTACTCACATATTTCCGGAACTGAAAGGGAAGCTGAATGGTCACGCGGTACGTGTACCGTTGACGAATGCGTCAATCACCGACTGCGTATTCGAAGTAAATCGCGAAACAACCGTCGAAGAAATCAATAGCTGGATGGAGCAGGCTGCACAGGAAGAATTGGCGGGTATTCTGGGCTATGAAACTCGTCCTTTGGTATCCATCGACTATAAAACGGACCCACGCAGCGCCATCGTTGATGCTTTGTCTACTATGGTCGTGAATGGGACCCAGGTTAAGCTTTATGTTTGGTATGACAATGAATGGGGTTATGCAAATCGCACCGCTGATCTTGTGCGCTATGTGATTGCTCAACGTTGGGGATAA